A portion of the uncultured Bacteroides sp. genome contains these proteins:
- the serS gene encoding serine--tRNA ligase → MLTIKQIAENTDAVIRGLEKKHFKNAQEVIAQVIEVNDKRRNAQNQLDNTLAEVNSLSKTIGQLMKEGKKEAAETARTQVSEMKEGIKELETAMNEASTELQTLLYTIPNVPNEGVPEGFGADDNVVERMGGHDAELPTDALPHWELAKKYDLIDFELGVKIAGAGFPVYKGKGARLQRALINFFLDEARDAGYLEIEPPYLVNAASGYGTGQLPDKEGQMYHDNTDDLYLIPTAEVPVTNIYRDVILEEKELPIKNCAYSACFRREAGSYGKDVRGLNRLHQFNKVEIVRIDKPEHSYESLNEMIAHVENLVTKLELPYRILRLCGGDMGFTSSITFDFEVFSAAQKRWLEVSSVSNFESYQANRLKCRYRTGEKKTELCHTLNGSALALPRIVAALLENNQTPEGIRIPKALVPYCGFDLID, encoded by the coding sequence ATGCTTACCATTAAACAGATTGCAGAAAACACAGACGCGGTAATCCGTGGGCTGGAAAAGAAACATTTCAAGAATGCCCAAGAGGTGATTGCTCAGGTTATTGAAGTGAACGACAAGAGACGTAACGCGCAAAATCAATTAGATAACACTTTGGCTGAAGTAAATTCTCTCTCGAAAACCATTGGTCAACTGATGAAAGAGGGAAAGAAAGAAGCAGCCGAAACTGCACGTACGCAGGTAAGCGAAATGAAAGAAGGCATCAAAGAGTTGGAGACAGCAATGAACGAGGCCTCTACCGAACTACAAACGTTGCTTTATACCATTCCGAATGTACCGAATGAAGGAGTGCCTGAAGGATTTGGTGCTGACGATAATGTGGTGGAACGCATGGGCGGACACGATGCTGAACTTCCTACCGATGCCCTACCCCACTGGGAATTAGCTAAGAAATATGATCTTATTGACTTCGAGCTCGGAGTGAAAATAGCCGGAGCCGGATTCCCTGTATATAAAGGTAAGGGTGCCCGCCTACAAAGAGCGCTTATCAACTTCTTCCTCGATGAGGCGCGTGACGCCGGTTATCTGGAAATTGAACCACCTTACTTAGTAAATGCTGCGTCGGGCTATGGAACGGGTCAGCTTCCTGATAAAGAGGGACAAATGTACCACGACAATACGGACGACTTATATCTGATACCAACAGCGGAGGTACCGGTTACAAATATCTATCGCGATGTCATTTTGGAAGAGAAAGAACTTCCGATAAAGAATTGTGCTTATTCTGCTTGTTTCCGCCGCGAAGCAGGTTCATACGGCAAAGATGTACGTGGGCTAAATCGCTTACATCAATTTAACAAGGTAGAGATTGTACGCATTGACAAACCGGAACATTCTTACGAATCGCTCAATGAGATGATCGCTCATGTTGAAAACTTAGTTACGAAGCTGGAATTGCCATACCGCATCCTTCGCCTTTGTGGCGGAGATATGGGCTTTACTTCTTCCATCACGTTCGACTTTGAAGTCTTCTCTGCTGCACAAAAACGGTGGTTGGAAGTGAGTTCGGTGTCAAACTTCGAATCTTACCAAGCCAACCGACTGAAATGTCGTTACCGCACGGGGGAGAAAAAGACAGAGCTCTGCCACACACTGAATGGATCAGCACTGGCTTTGCCACGTATCGTTGCCGCTCTGCTGGAAAATAACCAAACTCCGGAAGGAATCAGAATACCAAAAGCCTTGGTTCCTTATTGTGGATTTGATCTAATTGATTAA
- a CDS encoding bifunctional dihydroorotate dehydrogenase B NAD binding subunit/NADPH-dependent glutamate synthase, whose translation MNKIVNKEHFSEKVFKLEIEAPLIAKARKAGHFVIVRVGEKGERMPLTIAGANLAKGTITLVVQEVGLSSIRLCELNEGDYITDVVGPLGQATHIENFGTVVCAGGGVGIAPMLPIVQALKAAGNRVITVLAGRSKELIILENEIRESSDEVIIMTDDGSYGRKGLVTEGVEDVIKREKVNKCFAIGPAIMMKFVCLLTKKYEIPTDVSLNTIMVDGTGMCGACRITVGGKTRFVCVDGPEFDGHQVNFDEMLKRMSAFKSIEREEMHKLETACEAIKAIDENGRTAPWREELRKAIKAKERADIPRVKMNELDAEYRSHSRKEEVNQGLTAEQAVIEAKRCLDCANPGCMSGCPVGIDIPQFIKNIERGEFLEAAKTLKETSALPAVCGRVCPQEKQCESKCIHLKMGKEAVGIGNLERFAADYERESGQISVPAIGKKNGIKIAVVGSGPAGLAFAGDMAKYGYDVTVFEALHEIGGVLKYGIPEFRLPNKIVDVEIDNLSKMGVNFVKDCIVGKTISVEDLQEEGFKAFFVASGAGLPNFMDIPGENSINVMSSNEYLTRVNLMDAASPDSDTPVSFGKNVAVIGGGNTAMDSVRTAKRLGAERAIIIYRRSEEEMPARLEEVKHAKEEGIEFLTLHNPIEYLADELGRVKQVVLQKMELGEPDASGRRSPIAIPGATETVDIDLAIVSVGVSPNPIVPSSIKGLEVGRRGTITVNEDMQSSIPMIYAGGDIVRGGATVILAMGDGRKAAAAMNMQLKK comes from the coding sequence ATGAACAAAATCGTCAACAAGGAGCATTTCTCGGAAAAGGTCTTTAAACTAGAGATTGAAGCTCCACTTATCGCAAAAGCACGCAAAGCTGGTCATTTCGTTATTGTTCGCGTTGGAGAGAAGGGCGAACGTATGCCATTAACCATCGCTGGAGCTAACCTTGCTAAAGGTACTATTACCCTGGTAGTTCAGGAAGTTGGCCTGTCATCCATTCGCCTATGCGAATTGAATGAAGGAGATTACATTACAGATGTAGTTGGACCGTTGGGACAAGCTACACACATTGAGAACTTCGGAACAGTAGTATGCGCCGGTGGAGGTGTGGGCATAGCTCCTATGCTACCCATCGTACAGGCACTTAAAGCTGCAGGCAACCGTGTGATAACGGTACTCGCAGGGCGTTCTAAGGAATTGATCATTCTGGAAAACGAGATACGCGAAAGCTCGGACGAAGTTATTATCATGACTGATGACGGTTCTTATGGCCGCAAAGGCTTAGTAACCGAGGGTGTGGAGGATGTGATTAAACGTGAGAAAGTAAACAAATGTTTTGCCATTGGCCCTGCCATCATGATGAAGTTTGTATGCTTGCTTACGAAGAAATATGAAATACCAACGGATGTGTCACTCAACACCATCATGGTAGACGGTACCGGTATGTGTGGTGCCTGCCGCATCACCGTGGGAGGAAAGACCCGGTTTGTATGTGTGGACGGACCGGAGTTTGATGGACATCAGGTAAACTTTGATGAGATGTTGAAACGTATGAGTGCTTTCAAAAGCATCGAACGTGAAGAGATGCATAAACTGGAAACAGCATGCGAAGCAATCAAAGCGATAGATGAAAACGGACGAACAGCTCCGTGGCGCGAGGAATTGCGCAAAGCTATCAAAGCGAAAGAACGTGCCGATATTCCACGAGTTAAGATGAATGAACTCGATGCAGAGTATCGCTCTCATAGCCGCAAAGAAGAGGTTAACCAGGGACTTACTGCGGAACAGGCGGTGATTGAAGCCAAACGCTGCTTAGACTGCGCCAATCCGGGCTGTATGTCGGGTTGCCCGGTAGGTATCGACATTCCCCAATTCATTAAAAACATCGAACGCGGAGAATTCCTTGAAGCTGCCAAGACGCTAAAAGAAACCAGCGCGCTGCCTGCAGTATGCGGCCGTGTATGTCCACAAGAGAAACAGTGCGAATCTAAATGTATTCACCTAAAGATGGGGAAAGAAGCTGTAGGCATTGGTAACTTGGAACGCTTTGCTGCTGATTACGAACGTGAAAGCGGACAGATATCCGTACCTGCTATCGGAAAGAAAAACGGAATAAAGATAGCTGTTGTAGGTTCCGGACCTGCAGGTTTAGCCTTTGCCGGAGATATGGCAAAGTATGGCTATGACGTAACTGTATTCGAAGCACTCCATGAAATAGGTGGTGTATTGAAGTATGGTATTCCTGAATTCCGACTACCAAACAAGATTGTAGATGTGGAGATAGACAACCTCTCAAAGATGGGAGTAAACTTCGTAAAGGACTGCATTGTGGGTAAAACAATCAGTGTAGAAGATTTGCAAGAAGAGGGTTTCAAAGCTTTCTTCGTAGCTTCGGGTGCAGGTCTACCCAACTTTATGGATATTCCGGGCGAGAACTCCATCAATGTGATGTCGTCTAACGAATATCTGACCCGCGTTAATCTGATGGATGCCGCTAGTCCGGATTCTGACACACCGGTTTCTTTCGGTAAAAACGTTGCCGTAATCGGTGGAGGAAACACAGCGATGGACTCCGTACGTACAGCCAAACGTCTAGGCGCAGAAAGAGCGATCATCATTTATCGTCGTTCGGAGGAAGAAATGCCTGCACGCTTGGAAGAAGTGAAACACGCCAAAGAAGAAGGAATCGAATTTCTCACCTTGCACAACCCTATCGAGTATCTGGCCGATGAACTGGGACGGGTAAAACAAGTGGTTTTGCAAAAGATGGAACTTGGCGAGCCGGATGCCTCGGGCAGACGCAGTCCTATTGCCATTCCCGGAGCAACGGAAACAGTCGATATTGACTTGGCCATTGTCAGCGTAGGTGTATCACCCAACCCTATTGTGCCAAGCTCTATCAAAGGACTTGAAGTTGGTCGCCGAGGAACCATCACCGTAAACGAAGATATGCAATCGTCCATTCCGATGATCTATGCCGGAGGTGACATTGTGAGAGGTGGAGCAACAGTTATTCTTGCTATGGGCGACGGGCGCAAAGCTGCCGCTGCCATGAACATGCAATTGAAGAAATAG
- a CDS encoding LuxR C-terminal-related transcriptional regulator produces the protein MDIYKEKYAELLASQSFDESELDYAILNKHKLFLSQLAKVSNSGVTVFDLYRHQHVFTSYNFADLFGYDLAGIEVEGNRYFDERVHPEDMKVLIRNGVDSLNFFFERKDECMSYKLINEYRVRNFKNEYVRIIEQHQILELDKRGNVWLSLSVWDISPDQSPLQGARTQILNCKTGEYRSLYDLIPDTSKSGLSSREVEVLQLIKEGLLSKEISDKLCISVHTVNTHRQKILLKLNANNSMEAVKYASELGLLS, from the coding sequence ATGGATATATACAAAGAAAAATATGCCGAACTCCTGGCTTCTCAGTCTTTTGACGAGTCGGAACTGGATTATGCCATACTGAATAAGCATAAACTTTTTTTGTCTCAGTTGGCAAAGGTCTCCAACAGTGGCGTTACTGTGTTCGATTTGTATCGCCATCAGCATGTTTTTACTTCCTATAATTTTGCTGATCTTTTTGGCTATGATCTTGCCGGCATAGAGGTGGAAGGCAATCGCTACTTTGATGAAAGAGTTCATCCCGAAGATATGAAAGTCCTTATCCGTAATGGTGTTGATTCTCTCAACTTCTTTTTTGAGCGTAAGGATGAGTGCATGTCGTACAAGCTGATTAATGAATATCGAGTACGCAATTTTAAGAATGAGTATGTGCGAATTATCGAGCAACATCAAATATTGGAGCTTGATAAGCGAGGAAATGTGTGGCTTTCGCTTAGTGTCTGGGATATCTCTCCTGATCAAAGCCCGTTGCAAGGTGCGAGAACTCAGATATTGAATTGCAAAACCGGTGAGTATCGTTCATTGTACGACTTGATTCCCGATACTTCTAAGTCGGGACTTTCTTCACGCGAAGTAGAAGTTCTCCAGCTGATAAAAGAAGGGTTACTGAGTAAAGAAATTTCTGATAAACTTTGTATCAGCGTACATACAGTAAATACGCATCGGCAGAAAATCCTTTTGAAGCTGAATGCTAATAATTCGATGGAGGCAGTGAAATATGCTTCTGAACTTGGGCTACTTTCCTGA
- a CDS encoding TonB-dependent receptor, whose translation MKKHALILLLSMLCTSFTYGQAVQNIKGIVKDEASQEPLPYASVIIQHTLQGTTTDNQGNFILKGVPVGRYDLAISYLGYEPQIIREVMVSSSKEVVLEITLKENISQIGEVIVTPKVNKSMPLNKMATVSARMLSVEEASRYAGGFDDPARLASSFAGVGSNMGNNGIVIRGNAPKFLQWRLEDVEIPNPNHFADVTGFGGGGMTALSSQVLGNSDFFTGAFPAEYGNALSGVFDIKLKNGNNTKMENAVQIGLLGIDVASEGPFKKGGKASYIFNYRYSTLSLLSPLMPDDADGTKYQDLSFKTNIPTMHAGTFSIWGVGLIDRSGQTAEKDKTKWEYLQDKEEEDVKQYMGAVGIQHKISVGTDAYLKSTLATTVSGLNMDTERMNDNIELKPKEMIRSTNYNFVFATSLNKKFNNKHTNKTGIQVTGLLYDMLLKEADPAETPLRTQTDENGFSSLLTAYTNSSINLSDDWTLNAGITGQYFTLNKHYTIEPRLGLKWSFAKNQSFGIAYGLHSRLELLNYYFTRSETGELINKNLDFTRSHHLVLSYDLNIGSNYHLRLESYIQKLFDVPVIPDSSYSFINIQNDWFVDKALKNTGKGVNYGIDITLEKYMSQGYYFMVTGSLFNSRYKGGDGVWRSTRFNRNYLLNFLTGKEWMVGKNKQNIFNVSLRLSYQGGDHYSPIDQIASAEKQDAVYNEYKAFSKQLPGALLGHFNISYKINKARRSHEFALKVLNATGYKEYYGYRYNFKANKAEQEKESTIIPNISYKIEF comes from the coding sequence ATGAAAAAACATGCATTGATTCTCCTTCTCAGTATGCTTTGCACCTCCTTTACATACGGGCAAGCCGTGCAAAACATCAAGGGAATAGTAAAAGATGAGGCTTCCCAAGAGCCTCTGCCCTATGCTTCGGTGATTATACAACACACACTACAAGGAACGACTACGGACAATCAGGGAAACTTTATACTAAAGGGAGTTCCCGTAGGACGCTACGATTTGGCTATTAGTTATCTCGGTTACGAACCCCAGATTATCAGAGAAGTAATGGTCTCATCTTCAAAAGAGGTAGTTCTGGAGATTACGTTAAAAGAAAACATCTCGCAGATTGGCGAAGTGATTGTTACACCCAAAGTGAACAAAAGTATGCCGCTAAACAAGATGGCTACTGTCAGCGCCCGGATGCTGAGCGTTGAAGAAGCAAGTCGTTATGCCGGTGGTTTTGACGATCCGGCACGGTTGGCTTCTTCCTTTGCCGGAGTGGGAAGCAACATGGGAAACAATGGGATAGTTATCCGTGGCAATGCACCGAAATTTCTTCAATGGCGTTTAGAAGATGTCGAGATTCCCAATCCCAACCATTTCGCCGACGTCACCGGATTCGGAGGTGGAGGCATGACGGCATTAAGTAGTCAGGTGCTGGGCAATTCAGATTTCTTCACCGGAGCTTTTCCTGCCGAATACGGTAATGCGCTATCCGGAGTATTCGATATAAAGCTAAAGAACGGGAATAATACCAAAATGGAGAATGCTGTTCAAATAGGATTATTGGGCATCGACGTAGCATCTGAAGGTCCATTTAAAAAAGGTGGCAAAGCATCTTATATCTTCAATTATCGATATTCAACTCTTTCGTTGCTGTCTCCTTTAATGCCCGACGATGCTGACGGAACCAAATATCAGGATTTATCGTTCAAAACGAACATACCGACGATGCATGCCGGCACATTTTCGATATGGGGAGTCGGGCTCATAGATCGTTCGGGACAAACAGCCGAAAAGGACAAAACAAAATGGGAATATCTGCAAGACAAAGAAGAAGAGGATGTGAAACAATATATGGGAGCGGTAGGAATACAACATAAAATATCGGTAGGTACAGATGCCTATCTCAAATCAACGCTGGCAACTACCGTAAGCGGGCTAAACATGGATACCGAAAGAATGAATGATAATATTGAACTAAAACCGAAAGAGATGATACGAAGCACAAACTACAATTTTGTCTTCGCTACCTCTCTAAACAAAAAGTTCAATAACAAGCACACCAATAAAACAGGTATACAAGTTACGGGATTGCTTTATGATATGTTACTAAAAGAGGCCGATCCTGCAGAAACTCCTTTGCGCACCCAGACCGATGAAAATGGATTTAGCTCTTTACTCACCGCATATACCAACTCTTCAATTAATCTCTCAGACGATTGGACGCTTAACGCAGGAATTACCGGACAGTATTTCACGCTTAATAAACATTACACCATTGAACCACGCTTGGGGTTGAAATGGAGCTTTGCCAAGAATCAATCATTCGGCATAGCATACGGCCTTCACAGCCGACTGGAACTACTTAACTATTATTTTACCCGATCCGAAACGGGAGAACTGATCAACAAGAATCTCGACTTTACACGCTCACACCATTTGGTACTCTCATACGACCTGAATATAGGCAGTAACTATCACCTGCGCTTAGAATCATATATACAAAAGCTGTTTGACGTTCCGGTTATTCCGGACAGCTCGTACTCATTCATTAATATACAAAACGATTGGTTTGTAGACAAAGCTTTGAAGAACACGGGTAAGGGAGTAAATTACGGAATCGATATCACGCTGGAGAAATACATGTCACAGGGGTACTACTTTATGGTTACCGGTTCACTCTTCAATTCGCGCTATAAAGGAGGCGACGGAGTATGGAGAAGCACACGCTTCAACCGGAACTATCTGCTCAACTTCCTCACCGGAAAAGAATGGATGGTGGGTAAAAACAAACAAAACATATTCAATGTCAGTCTGCGCCTGTCCTATCAGGGTGGAGACCATTATTCACCCATAGATCAGATAGCCTCTGCCGAAAAGCAAGATGCCGTGTACAACGAATACAAAGCATTTAGCAAACAGTTACCGGGCGCGCTTTTAGGGCACTTCAACATAAGTTACAAGATAAATAAAGCCAGACGTTCACACGAATTTGCCCTGAAAGTGCTCAACGCCACCGGATACAAAGAGTACTATGGATACAGATACAACTTTAAGGCCAATAAAGCGGAACAAGAAAAAGAATCGACCATCATACCCAATATCAGCTACAAGATCGAATTCTAA
- the panD gene encoding aspartate 1-decarboxylase, which yields MMIEVLKSKIHCARVTEANLNYMGSITIDENLMDAANMIAGEKVHIVDNNNGERFETYVIKGERGSGMICLNGAAARKVQPDDIVIIMSYALMDFDEAKSFKPVVIFPDPQTNSVVK from the coding sequence ATGATGATTGAAGTGTTGAAATCGAAAATTCATTGCGCTCGTGTTACAGAAGCAAATCTGAACTATATGGGTAGCATAACGATTGACGAGAATCTGATGGATGCTGCCAATATGATTGCAGGTGAGAAGGTGCATATCGTAGATAATAATAACGGTGAACGCTTTGAAACGTATGTGATTAAAGGGGAACGCGGTTCGGGTATGATTTGCCTGAATGGTGCTGCCGCACGCAAGGTGCAACCTGATGATATTGTGATCATCATGTCGTATGCCTTGATGGATTTTGATGAAGCTAAGTCGTTTAAGCCGGTGGTGATCTTTCCCGACCCACAAACGAATAGTGTGGTGAAGTGA
- the panC gene encoding pantoate--beta-alanine ligase has product MKVVHTIKDLQAELSVLKIQGKRVGLVPTMGALHAGHASLVKRSVAENEVTVISVFVNPTQFNDKNDLIKYPRTLDADCELLEANGASFAFAPSVEEMYPQQDDRQFSFAPLDTVMEGAFRPGHFNGVCQIVSKLFDAVQPDRAYFGEKDFQQLAIIREMVKQLHYPLQIVGCPIIREEDGLALSSRNARLSVLEREKALKISQTLFKSRTFAATHSVSETQQFVADTIAAEPGLRLEYFEIVDGNTLQQVNSWEETSYVVGCITVFSGEIRLIDNVKYKEV; this is encoded by the coding sequence ATGAAAGTAGTACATACTATCAAGGATTTGCAAGCCGAGTTATCGGTGTTAAAGATCCAAGGTAAAAGGGTGGGACTGGTGCCCACTATGGGAGCTTTGCATGCGGGACATGCATCTCTGGTGAAGCGAAGTGTAGCCGAAAATGAAGTGACTGTGATTAGTGTTTTTGTAAATCCCACCCAGTTTAACGATAAAAATGATCTGATAAAATATCCTCGTACATTGGATGCTGACTGTGAACTGCTTGAGGCTAACGGGGCTTCTTTTGCTTTTGCTCCCTCGGTGGAGGAGATGTATCCGCAGCAGGATGATCGCCAATTTAGCTTTGCTCCGCTTGACACGGTGATGGAGGGGGCTTTTCGTCCCGGACATTTTAATGGTGTTTGCCAGATTGTGAGTAAGCTATTTGATGCTGTGCAGCCTGACAGGGCTTACTTTGGTGAGAAGGATTTTCAGCAATTGGCCATTATTCGTGAGATGGTGAAGCAATTGCACTATCCCCTTCAAATCGTGGGATGTCCTATTATTCGTGAAGAGGATGGATTGGCTTTGAGCAGTCGTAATGCACGTCTTTCGGTTTTGGAACGCGAAAAGGCTTTAAAAATATCACAGACATTATTTAAAAGTCGTACCTTTGCAGCCACTCACAGTGTGAGCGAAACGCAACAGTTTGTAGCAGATACTATTGCAGCAGAGCCGGGCCTACGCTTGGAATACTTTGAAATAGTAGATGGAAACACGCTACAGCAGGTTAATAGCTGGGAAGAAACGTCCTATGTGGTAGGATGCATTACGGTTTTCAGCGGTGAAATACGCCTGATTGATAATGTAAAGTACAAAGAAGTTTAA
- a CDS encoding glycogen/starch synthase: MTKANKVLFITQEIIPYVAESEMANVGRYLPQAIQEKGREIRTFMPKWGNINERRNQLHEVIRLSGMNLIIDDTDHPLIIKVASIQSARMQVYFIDNDDYFQNKLQTADENGQEYEDNDSRTIFYARGVLETVKKLRWTPDVIHCHGWMSALAPLYIKKAYKDEPSFRDAKVVFSIYEDDFKDKFKDNFATQLLLKDINQEDIKTLNGPVDYAMLMKLAVDYSDGIIQNSENVNQDVLDYARQTGKPVLDYQATETYPEACNEFYDKIWEMPK, translated from the coding sequence ATGACAAAGGCTAATAAAGTTTTATTTATTACACAAGAAATTATTCCTTACGTTGCTGAATCAGAAATGGCTAATGTAGGAAGATATTTACCACAAGCAATTCAAGAAAAAGGCAGAGAAATCAGAACTTTCATGCCGAAATGGGGGAACATTAACGAACGCAGAAATCAGCTGCACGAAGTTATTCGGCTCTCTGGTATGAACTTAATCATAGACGATACCGACCACCCGCTTATCATAAAAGTAGCCTCGATACAATCAGCACGTATGCAAGTCTATTTCATCGATAACGATGACTATTTTCAAAACAAACTACAGACGGCAGACGAGAACGGACAGGAATACGAAGACAATGACAGTCGGACGATCTTCTACGCCAGAGGGGTATTGGAAACAGTGAAAAAACTGCGATGGACTCCGGATGTAATCCACTGCCACGGATGGATGTCTGCCCTGGCACCGCTATATATAAAGAAAGCTTATAAAGATGAACCATCTTTTCGCGATGCCAAAGTGGTTTTCTCGATTTACGAAGATGACTTTAAAGATAAATTCAAAGACAACTTTGCCACACAACTACTTCTGAAAGATATTAATCAGGAAGATATAAAAACGCTCAATGGGCCGGTAGACTATGCCATGTTAATGAAACTGGCAGTAGATTACTCTGACGGCATCATTCAAAACAGCGAAAACGTGAATCAAGACGTCCTAGACTATGCACGCCAAACGGGCAAACCTGTCTTGGATTATCAAGCCACGGAAACTTACCCTGAAGCCTGCAATGAGTTTTACGATAAAATATGGGAAATGCCTAAATAA